Part of the Cuniculiplasma divulgatum genome, AAAAGATCATGTCAGATGAGAAGGGAAAATGGACAACGTATATTGCAGTAATTATCCTTGCAATAGTTTTCATATATCCACTATGGATACTAATAATTTATGCCTTCCAACCAGCTTATTTAACCTTTGAAAAGATATACCCTGGGCAGATCCCACTTGCTTTCACACTGGGTAATCTTTTTGAGTCATTCAAGGAAGTTGATTTAATAGGTCCATTAACAAGAAGTCTGGAAGTAGCATTCATGGTTGGTCTTATTGCAATTGGTCTTGGAATACCAGCAGGTTATGGTCTTTCTAAGCTTACATCAAGTCTTTCAAACAAGCTAATTGTCTTCCTGTTCATAATCAATATGATGCCAGGGCTGGTCATCGCTATACCAATATCAGTTTATTTTCTTAATGCGAATCTTGACAACACGGTGTTTGGCGTTGCATTTGCACAGGAACTGGTCGTATTGCCACTTTCAGTTTTTATCATGTTGAGCGGATTTAGAAGTTTACCACATGATCTGGAATATCAGGCAAGGGTGGACGGGGCTTCTTTTTCTTCCACATTTTTCAGACTTTTAATGCCAATGATAAGAGTACCAATTATGGTTGCATTTTTACTCGCATGGATGACATCATGGGATGAATTCACTTATGCTGTGATCATTGCCCCAATAGTGCCAACAGATTCTACATTCCCTGTAACATTGTATAATTATGTGTCAAGGAACCTTCCACTGGAATCTGCAACATTTGCATTGGTAGCAACTATACCAGTCATAATATTAGCAGCTGTGCTTCAAAAGTACCTAAAAGGACAATATTTATCAGGAGGTTTAGTCGGATGAACGTAAAAATGAGTTATGAAAATATTTATAAATTATATGGAAAGAAAAGGGTATTAAATAAGCTAAATCTAGAAATATATGACGGTGAGTTCTTAGTCGTACTCGGGCCATCAGGAATGGGGAAAAGTACTTTATTAAGAACAACAGTAGGAATTGAAGAGTTGACTGCTGGAAAAATAATCCTTGATGGAAAGGACATAAGTAAATTACCTCCTAATAAGAGAAATATAGCAATGGTGTTTCAGAACTATGCTCTCTATCCTAACATGACAGTTTATCAAAACATTCAGTTTCCATTGAAAATGGCAAAATATGAAAAGAGTAAAATAAAAGGTAAAATAGAATCAATTGCAGAAACTCTGAAGATTGGAGATGTCCTAGAAAGAAACATTAACCAGCTAAGTGGAGGACAAAAGCAGAGGGTTGCTCTGGCCAGGGCACTTGTAAGGGACCCAAAAATTTTTCTTCTTGATGAACCTCTAAGCAATCTTGATGCAAGAGTGAGATATACTGCGAGAGCCGAACTAAAGAAGATTCAAAAGGAACTTGGTCACACCTTTGTTTATGTTACACATGATCAAACTGAGGCTTCTACACTTTCTGACAGGGTCGCCGTGTTGAGAGATGGGAAGATTGAGCAAATAGGCGTTTATGACGAGATCCTAAATGAACCAAAAAGTAAATGGCTTGGGGACTTTGTCGGAGAATATCCAATGAACTTCATAAGTGGAGATAGTATAAACAATTCAGGTAAAATAATTGGATTCAGAGATCACTGGATAAGTGAGGGGGATGATCTAACTGGTACCGTAGAATGGTGCAATCAGGAGGAAGATAGTTTTCACGTAAGCTGCAGGCTTGATAATAAAAATCTGGAAACTGATTCAGATGAAGAAGGTGGGCACCCAGTAATATTAAAAACCAACAAAAGGTATGAGTTGGGAGCAAAGATAGGTTTCAGTCTCAAGAGATATAATATATACAATGAAGACGGATCACTGCTTCAAATAGTTAAGTAAATACAAATTAAATCTTCGTTCCATTCTAAAGTTACATATTTTCATTTGAGAAACTGTACTTTGATTGATTTTAGATTTACCTCAGTCTTACGTGTGATGATAATACACAATGGTTTCTATTAAAACTATTATTAAACACCACCACGTGAAAATAGCGCTTTATGCGCACTATCACATAATTGATTGAACAAGATAAAGGAAAAATAAGATCAGCAACCTTCCCGATGAATGTCCCCATACTTTGTTTCATTTTAAACCTTTAAAATTTAATGTTTTACTCCAAATCCTGTCTTCAGGTTTAAGATACTTATTTAATAGAAACAAAGACCAGAGAACAGTTATCGCAAAAACCTAATAGAGTTTGAGATAATATAATTTCAATTTTCTTTATACTTGCAAAAGTTTGATTGTTTTATCATTTAAAAAAATAAATATTTGGTAGTTTAAAAACTTACTGCCCCTCTATTGGCGCGTATGTACCATTTTCATACTGATCTGCAACGTTTTGATTGTAATTAGTCGCCAGGAAGCTTTTTAAAGCGCTGTTTTGACTAGCAAGTATTGATGGTATACTAGAGTATGATGAGTGGTCGACTACAATACTTGTCCATGCTTTGTCCATTAAAGTTTGCCATTCTCCAATCCATGAAACTGGTGATCTAAGGAACACCCCACCGTTAATTGCTGCTAGCGATTCATTGGTTACAGTGTCTGTTGAGTTATAGGATTTCATTCCAAGTTTTGTAAGGTTGACAGAACCTGGCCACTGATAGTACATTATTGAGTAAGTGTTAGATGCAAGTCCGGTATAGGTTGCCCAGTATGATGTTTTGTAATCCGGTGAAAAGTATGCACTCAGGTTATATATGTATTCCATAGCATGTATATCCCCAGTATCATTGAACATCATTGGGTTTCCACCGAATTGGACCATCCACTGATAAAGTTCTGTGGGTGTGCTTGCTCCTCCATGTCCCTGCATGTTAATTTCTCCAACACCATACTTCTTATCGAGGATCTTTGCGTCATTATAGAGTTGTGTATATGTTGTAGGAACCTTAGTTATTCCTGCACCCTGAAGTGCTGTATAATCAACCCATACAAGAGGTATATTGACAAGCTGTGTCAGGAAGTATACTCCTCCGAACTCTGATACTTCGTAGTTGTTAAGATTTGAAATTGAACTTATAACTCCTTCTCCGGCAGTAATCTTTGCGGCATTGATTGATGCTAGATAGCCATCATAAAAGAGAACTCCAACATCAAGATTATCAATAGTCATAACAACATTTGCGTGAGAATTTCCAGTTACAAGTGATGAAATCTCCTCAACCATGGATGCAGCGGTTATGAAACTAACACTCACTTGGATGTTTGGGTATGCCTTCTCAAAATTGTTTATAACCCCAGTAACATAGGACTCATCCGCTGTGCTTATACTCGTGTAATATGTAACAGTCGCTGTCGCATTGCTTGAAGCGTATATTGATGGTACTGTTGTACTTGGTGAAGACGTATATGCTCCCTGATCAACAGGTATAAATCCAGTATGGGCTTCACAGGCCTTCTGGATCGCAGGGTTCATCAGATAAGCCATTAACTGCGCTGACGCAGCTGGAGTCGATCCTCCCTTCATTTCAGCTATTACACAACCTCCAAGCAGATGCTCAGAATTGACCGGGCCACTCACACCAGTATAGACATATAACACATTGTTAGACGTGGTTGGAGTGGGCGTTGTTGTTTTCACTAGATTTTTGTAATCTAGTCCAACAAACGACCCTACAACAACTATCACCACAACAATTGCTATTATGGCTATCAGTTTATTTCCTTTTTTTTCTTTTGGTTCTATAGGATTATCCATTTTTAATCTTTACTCCATCTAAATCATTTTATTTAAATTTAAAAAATGCTTAAATACTACAATTAGGAGAAAAAAATATATGTATTAATCTATAAATATTATTTAATATAAAGTGAACTTTAACTCATGTTCGATTTTCCCGTAATTTTTGGAAACTCTATTCAATCTTACTGCCGCTCTGACCATGCCAAGGTGACTCAACGCCTGTGGAAAATTGCCAAGCAATTCGCCTGTTTTTAAATCAATTTCTTCTGACATTAGACCAAGATGATTGGAATGTGAGACAATTTTGCCCAGGACTTCCCTCGCTTTTTTAACTTTTCCAGTTACTATAAGGTCTTCTACATACCAGTAGGATAAAAGAACAAACGCGTTATCATCTGAAACAAAATTGTCCTTGTCATTATACCTTTTGAAAAGGTACCCGTCCACCATTAGATCGGTCTCAATCTTCTTTATCGTTCCAAGAATATATGGATGATCAGGTGGTAAGAATCCTAGAAGGGGCATTCTTAAAAGAGATGCATCAGTACTTTCAGAGCCATAGAACTGCATAAAGGAGTTATGCTTTTCACTATATGCGTTTTCCATTACATCCTTTTTTATTAGATCGGCCTGAAGTTTCCAGTCAGAAATTGGTGCTGAAAGCTCCAATTTTTTGGACATTTCAATACCTCTTTGAAACGCTGACCATGCAATAACTTTTGAATAAGTATAATTTAATGGTTCTGATCTGAATTCCCAGATGCTGGAATCTCCATATTTCCATATCTCGGTTAACTTTGAAAGTATATTCCTCACAAAATCCCATAAGTATGTATTAATAGTTCCTTCATTCTTAGAGACATGGTATATGGCATTTATGAGGCTACCATATTCGTCAATTTGTAACTGGCTCGCAGCCAGATTTCCTACCCTTACAGGAGATGATTTCCTATAACCTTCATAGTTGATAAGTTTCTCTTCAAGATTCTGGTATTCGTTTATTGTGTATATTGTCTTGAGGTGACCCTCCATTTTTACCCTTTCCATTACATCATAAAGAAACTTTACCGATTCATTTTTATAACCAAGCATTGAAAGTGATTCTATAACATATGCCACATCTCTAACCCAGCAGAATCTGTAATCATAATTTCTGTCTCCGCCGATAGCCTCGGGTAAGCTTGTTGTAGGGGCAGCGACCATCAATCCAGTCGGTTCATATATCAAACCTTTTAGAACCAGAGCAGATCTCACTACTTCATGATTGTATATAAGTGGAAAATTTCCTTCAGATACCCACTCCTTCTGAAATTTTGCGGTTTGCTCCATTAGATCAAATGACTTAAAATCGCTTGTTTTTTGTACATGCTGCATACCATAAAAAACAATGATCCATCCACTCCCATTCTTATTCGTTTTAAAATTTGCAGCAATCTTGTTACCATATACCTTGAAGTTAAAATCTGAAGATACCCCAACATATTCATCCTTGTATTTGAATATATATCCGTTTTTGTGTTTAACCACGTCTTCAGGTAAATTACCGAAGTGGAACGAGAGTTTTATCTCAGAACGAATTTCCACACCTTCAACAGGGGTTTCGACATATCTATGAATCTCCGGGAAATTAATCGTACTGTATTTTGAGGTTGGAATGAAATCTGTAACTCTAAGTATTACCTGATTTTTTTTCTTAAATTCTGTTACAAGTATGTTTGTATTATCAATGTAATACTGGCTGGATTCAACATTCTGAAAATCAACAGGCTGAATTGAAAAACTGCCTCCTTTTTTACTGTCAAGGATCGAATCAAATATAGGGTCGGAGTTAAAATTCGGAAGACATGCCCAGTCAATTGTTCCATTCATTCCTACCAGGGCAGAAGTTCTGTTGCTTGCAATTATTCCGTGGTGTGAAATTTTGAGATATTCCTCAGCATTTAGTTCAGAAAGTAAGATGGATCTGCGTGATGGCATTAATGCCCAATACAATAAAATATAAATTTTTTGTTTTAATGTTCTCTATTTTTGAAAATATATAATAGAATGCCGAAAGGGTTGGGTAGCAATAAATAAACTTCTGTTAATGGTAGAACTTATCAATGTTTAAGGAGTTAAATCACAACGCAGATATTAACTCCAATAAAAAACAGTTATTAATGGAAAAAGTCAACTATTTACGAATTAATTAGTCTATTGGCTTTTTTTCTCCAATTCCACTAATTTTTCTTCTTCAACCAGATTTACGGACTTACCGGCACGGGCTGCAACTTCCGGCTTTAATTTTACTGTTCTGATTGCATAAAAGATGGCAAATACAAGATAGGCAGAAGCTCCTATTACAGCCTCAGTAATTGGAAATACAGGGGGTATTATAGATTCATACAATACCCATAGAAATATTACAGTTGCAATTATGGGTAAGACATAGTGCTCTGTGATATGTACTACTATGTAAATTCCATGGTGCTTTTCCTTCAGTCTGATGAATAAGGTCATTACGCTTGTATTTAGCAGAATGTGAGTTATGATGAGCCCAAATAGGGCAAGAGTTGTAAGAAAGTCAAAACTATTCCCTAGAGAAGAGGATACTACTAAACTTGATGACATATTTGTTAATAAGGAAACAAATGTATGCCCCATCAACCCATTAATTAACATAGTTCCACCAATTGCAAGAATGGATGCCATCGTACCAATAAACAATAATGCTTTGTGAGGTGTAACGTATTTTTCGTGTAATTCTGCAAAGTAATGTGGGAGCACTCCATCCCGTCCCATTGCAAAATAAACCCTGCCTGCATTGGATTGCATTGCGACAGAATCCGAAAAAGCTGAGTTGAAAGCCACAAGGGAAAGCATGACTCCACCTGCTACACCTGTATAAGCTGTTGCAACTATTATACCAGGGATGTTAGCCTGAGCAAATGATGACATAAGAGAAACGCCCCATCCAACAGTTAAAGCATAAGCAACCTCGGTTAAAACAACTCCAACTATTATAAGACCAAAGACTAAACTTTTAGTTATCGCTCTACTGTTCACTGCCTCTTCTCCAAGTGGTGCAGAACCTCCGTAGCCAATAAAACTCGTCAAACCAAATATCATTCCAAGTCCAAGACCACTTAGCGGCCCCCCTACCTTATTAAAAATTTGGGATTTTGTAAAAGGGTCAAAAACTGCAAGCGTATTGTCCTTTGCCTCAATTATTATAATTGCTGATAGTACTCCCAGAAATATAACTTCAAAAAAGGCAGCTATCCTTACATATTTCATCTGTGGCCTTATTCCAAAAATGGATAAAGCTATAGGAGCCAGGATAAATAGGAGAATGAATGGAATCCATATCCAACCAGGTAGTGACATTCCAAGGAAATAGGATAGAACTCCTGGGAGTACAACGCCCCCAACATATACCGGTATAGC contains:
- a CDS encoding carbohydrate ABC transporter permease; this encodes MSDEKGKWTTYIAVIILAIVFIYPLWILIIYAFQPAYLTFEKIYPGQIPLAFTLGNLFESFKEVDLIGPLTRSLEVAFMVGLIAIGLGIPAGYGLSKLTSSLSNKLIVFLFIINMMPGLVIAIPISVYFLNANLDNTVFGVAFAQELVVLPLSVFIMLSGFRSLPHDLEYQARVDGASFSSTFFRLLMPMIRVPIMVAFLLAWMTSWDEFTYAVIIAPIVPTDSTFPVTLYNYVSRNLPLESATFALVATIPVIILAAVLQKYLKGQYLSGGLVG
- a CDS encoding ABC transporter ATP-binding protein, whose protein sequence is MNVKMSYENIYKLYGKKRVLNKLNLEIYDGEFLVVLGPSGMGKSTLLRTTVGIEELTAGKIILDGKDISKLPPNKRNIAMVFQNYALYPNMTVYQNIQFPLKMAKYEKSKIKGKIESIAETLKIGDVLERNINQLSGGQKQRVALARALVRDPKIFLLDEPLSNLDARVRYTARAELKKIQKELGHTFVYVTHDQTEASTLSDRVAVLRDGKIEQIGVYDEILNEPKSKWLGDFVGEYPMNFISGDSINNSGKIIGFRDHWISEGDDLTGTVEWCNQEEDSFHVSCRLDNKNLETDSDEEGGHPVILKTNKRYELGAKIGFSLKRYNIYNEDGSLLQIVK
- a CDS encoding ABC transporter substrate-binding protein, encoding MDNPIEPKEKKGNKLIAIIAIVVVIVVVGSFVGLDYKNLVKTTTPTPTTSNNVLYVYTGVSGPVNSEHLLGGCVIAEMKGGSTPAASAQLMAYLMNPAIQKACEAHTGFIPVDQGAYTSSPSTTVPSIYASSNATATVTYYTSISTADESYVTGVINNFEKAYPNIQVSVSFITAASMVEEISSLVTGNSHANVVMTIDNLDVGVLFYDGYLASINAAKITAGEGVISSISNLNNYEVSEFGGVYFLTQLVNIPLVWVDYTALQGAGITKVPTTYTQLYNDAKILDKKYGVGEINMQGHGGASTPTELYQWMVQFGGNPMMFNDTGDIHAMEYIYNLSAYFSPDYKTSYWATYTGLASNTYSIMYYQWPGSVNLTKLGMKSYNSTDTVTNESLAAINGGVFLRSPVSWIGEWQTLMDKAWTSIVVDHSSYSSIPSILASQNSALKSFLATNYNQNVADQYENGTYAPIEGQ
- a CDS encoding glycoside hydrolase family 15 protein translates to MPSRRSILLSELNAEEYLKISHHGIIASNRTSALVGMNGTIDWACLPNFNSDPIFDSILDSKKGGSFSIQPVDFQNVESSQYYIDNTNILVTEFKKKNQVILRVTDFIPTSKYSTINFPEIHRYVETPVEGVEIRSEIKLSFHFGNLPEDVVKHKNGYIFKYKDEYVGVSSDFNFKVYGNKIAANFKTNKNGSGWIIVFYGMQHVQKTSDFKSFDLMEQTAKFQKEWVSEGNFPLIYNHEVVRSALVLKGLIYEPTGLMVAAPTTSLPEAIGGDRNYDYRFCWVRDVAYVIESLSMLGYKNESVKFLYDVMERVKMEGHLKTIYTINEYQNLEEKLINYEGYRKSSPVRVGNLAASQLQIDEYGSLINAIYHVSKNEGTINTYLWDFVRNILSKLTEIWKYGDSSIWEFRSEPLNYTYSKVIAWSAFQRGIEMSKKLELSAPISDWKLQADLIKKDVMENAYSEKHNSFMQFYGSESTDASLLRMPLLGFLPPDHPYILGTIKKIETDLMVDGYLFKRYNDKDNFVSDDNAFVLLSYWYVEDLIVTGKVKKAREVLGKIVSHSNHLGLMSEEIDLKTGELLGNFPQALSHLGMVRAAVRLNRVSKNYGKIEHELKFTLY
- a CDS encoding APC family permease; its protein translation is MDSGKNPNRLMKNQVGVWGAIAEEIAAMAPACDTVAFITSAAAFAFFLTPLAFLIATLTMFLEVNTLYHLSTRHASAGGYYGYIGTAFGPTPAITSGLLYVMYQIASTAAIPVYVGGVVLPGVLSYFLGMSLPGWIWIPFILLFILAPIALSIFGIRPQMKYVRIAAFFEVIFLGVLSAIIIIEAKDNTLAVFDPFTKSQIFNKVGGPLSGLGLGMIFGLTSFIGYGGSAPLGEEAVNSRAITKSLVFGLIIVGVVLTEVAYALTVGWGVSLMSSFAQANIPGIIVATAYTGVAGGVMLSLVAFNSAFSDSVAMQSNAGRVYFAMGRDGVLPHYFAELHEKYVTPHKALLFIGTMASILAIGGTMLINGLMGHTFVSLLTNMSSSLVVSSSLGNSFDFLTTLALFGLIITHILLNTSVMTLFIRLKEKHHGIYIVVHITEHYVLPIIATVIFLWVLYESIIPPVFPITEAVIGASAYLVFAIFYAIRTVKLKPEVAARAGKSVNLVEEEKLVELEKKSQ